The Candidatus Sysuiplasma acidicola genome contains the following window.
GACCATGCGGGCCTACACGTATCTTTCACTGTACAATCTCAACGTTGAGGCACTCATTGTGAACAGAGTGTATGACAGGAATGCAAAAAACGCGGATCCGATGAAATTGAAGGAGCAGGAGCAGTACCTTTCCATGGTTCAGGAAGTATTTTCCGGGCTGAAAATTTTCTACGCTCACCAGTTTACGCTCGAGGTTGTTGGCAAAGAATCAGTGCGCAGGCTGGCAGACGAGCTTTTCTCTGATTCTGATCCGTCGGAGATATTCAGCCGGGAGAATCCGCTGAAGATTGTGTCAAAAGGTGGAACGACGACAATAAAGCTCAAGGTGCCATTCACGAACATTGCCAGCCTAGAGTTATATACCACGCGAGACGCTATCATAGTCAACATCGGTCCGTACAGGAACACGATTGCACTGCCGCTCGGACTGTATGGAAGGGAAGTTTCATCTGCGGAAATATCCGACGGTGTACTTTCAATCAGATTTACGGAGGAGGAAAATGCCGGAAAGAAAGGAAAGCGATCTCTTGGAAGAAAAAACAAAAGAACTGATTGAGCATGCGTACAGGGCTGGCATCGGCACACTGTCTGCATTGAGATCAGTGCTGCCTGCCCCTCCGACCAATTCCAGGGCACTCAGGGAATTCAGGAATGCCCAGAAGGAGATGTTGCTTACAGCAAGATCTTTTATCGATGCTCAGATTGCATTCATAGACATATTTGATGCCGCATCCGGAAACAGAAGCGGTAAGAAGCAGATAAAGAAAATTGAAGTCAGGGACAAGAGCCAACCTGCCCGGAAATGATTGACGTGCGGCATTAAATGTGCTGCCACCTGCCCGATGTCAGCCACAATAGCAAACAATAATGATGGCGCGTTCCTTCTGGTGATTATGGAAAGCGGCGGAAGGTCGAACGTCACTGACCACATGGCAAATGTGAGGACATACCTTGCATGGGTGCGCACAGGGATAACTGTAATTGCACTCGGTTTTGTTGTGGCCAAATTCGGGATAATCATCAAGGAGCTCGTTCCAGGCGCTCCTACGACTTCGTATCATCTTTCTTCTGCGATTGGAATAGCGCTGGTTCTTGCAGGGGGGTTCATGCAGTTGCTAGCGCTGCGGAGTTTTCTCAGCAACAGGAAAAGTATTGAGGCTGGCAATTACGCGCCTTCAGCGGTTGGCGAGGTTTCGACTGGAATTATCTCATTCATCATAGCAATTATGCTCATATTGTACATGCTGCTCACGCTGTAACGCAACTGCGAGCTGTTTCAATCAGATGGACGGCCACTCATGACTGAAGAACTGAAAATTTCAATCGATAATGCAAGGAAGCTTGCCGTCATCAAGCAGCACCTATCGCAGCCCGGACACAGCAGCGATGACTCAGTCGACGATAAAATAATGGGCGTGATGCGGGATATCGGCTACCTGCAGATTGACCCGATAAGCACTGTAGCAAGAAATCCGCTTCTTGTCCTCTGGAGCCGAATCGGCAATTTCGACAAGAACAGTCTGAACAGACTCCTGTGGAAAGAGAGGCGCCTTTTCGAGTATCGCGCACACGCAGCATCGATTGTGATGACAGAGGATTATCCCGTATACCGCAGGGCGATGAAAGATTATGCAAACAGCAACAACGCATATGATGAGAAGACTCTGAGCTGGATGAAGAGCAACGAAAGACTGGCAAAGCGGATTAAAACGGCACTGAAAAAACGCGGACCAGTTCCATCAAGGGAAATAGAAGACGAGTCCGACATTGGGTGGAAATCAACAGGATGGAGCAATGAGAGAAACGTAAACAGGATGCTTGAACTGCTGCTCTACAAAGGGCAGGTTATGGTGGCGGAGAGACTGGAAGGCGGGCAGAAACTCTGGGACCTTGCCGAACGAGTACTGCCTGCCTGGACTCCGCGTGGAGAGCTCACGGAAGAAGAGGTGGAGAGGATTTGCATAGAGAAGTCATTGAAGGCTATGGGTGTGGCCACAGCAGCTGAAATTGCTTCACACTTCGTTCCCAGAAGATACAAGCATCTGGAAAAGCTGTTAAATGGAATGGTGAAGGACGGGGCCGTGGCACAAGCCAGAATAATTAAAAACAGCCATTCGCTGGATGACAGGTGGTATATCCACTCGGATGATGCAGTCATCCTCGGTGATATAGACAGGCACTGGCAGGGAAGGACAACACTCCTGTCCCCCTTTGACAATCTGATTATAGACAGAAAGAGGACGTCGCGGCTGTTTGACTATAAATTCAAAATGGAGATATATGTTCCGCGAGCTTTGCGGAAGCATGGCTATTATGTCATGTCGATCCTTCACGGCGACAGGCTGATTGGAAGAATCGATCCAGAATTTGACAGGAGTACAGGCAGGTTGAAAATCAATTCGGTCTTTGAAGAACCGGGCATCAGTTTTTCGGCAGGAATTGTGAAACAGTGCGCCGATTCGATAAGAGAGCTGGCTTTGTTCCTTGGTGCTGAAAGGGTGACAGCTGCAGGAAAAGTGCAAAGACGCTGGAAAGCAGAGCTGGAGGGCATTGCATGAAGCGGCTGTTGACCGGTAGTTCAATTACGCCTGCAATGAATAGAACCCGGCTCAATGTTCAGATTGGCAGAACTGCACAGACTGCCAGCCTGGCAGAAATATCTCAGCAGTTCAGGCGATTACAGACTCAGACATAGAACGCGTTAAGGAAGGCAAGAGGTGCATCTTCGCGTGCTCCTTCAAAGCCCATTCTTGCGTTCAGCGCAAGTGTATTGAGATAATGGTGCCTTTCGAATTCGGCGTGTCCTTTCATATCCTCTTCACTCCTGAGCACCATGCCGCACCGCTCGCATATTAGCAGTGAAGGATCGACATTGTGTACGATTTTCTCCCAAATTCTACTTTCGAGCTCGTGCTCTTCGTGAAGGTCCCTGAAAGTTGGAATTCCAAGTGTCATGACACCCTCCACAACAGGGACGGGAAGATCTTTCCCCCAGACACCCAGTTTGAAAGTCACTTCGAATTTTCCCTTTCTTCCGGAAATAACAACGTCCGCGTCCCGGACTCTGCCTATTGCGACTCTATCCACATCCTTCCTTCCAGCCCGGATGTCCCAGAAACCTTCCTTTACAGTCTGTGATTCCAAAGCGAATCCTTCGGACGACAGAATCGATTTGATTTTATTGAAGACATCAGATGGCTCTATTTCCTTTTCAATGAATCCGCATCTCTTCATGCATTTAGCATCTCCGCGCATCTATTTCATATTTCACAACAATATCTGGCGTATCATTCACCGAATCGAAGTTATGTGCGCCGGTCCCGGCCTGGTTGAAGTCTGCTTGACGAACCGTCATATCCGGGGGATACATGCCTGACTGATTTTTGCTAAAATATATTTAGCAGAAGAAATCATTTTGTACAATGTCAGAATCTAGCACCCCTTCCTCAAAGAAAGGAAAGGGGATTTCTACTGGTGCCTTTGCAGCCACTGTGGTCATACTATTGATAGTTGCCGGAGCAGGATGGGCGCTTTATGCAGTTAGACCCTC
Protein-coding sequences here:
- a CDS encoding DUF202 domain-containing protein — encoded protein: MSATIANNNDGAFLLVIMESGGRSNVTDHMANVRTYLAWVRTGITVIALGFVVAKFGIIIKELVPGAPTTSYHLSSAIGIALVLAGGFMQLLALRSFLSNRKSIEAGNYAPSAVGEVSTGIISFIIAIMLILYMLLTL
- a CDS encoding winged helix DNA-binding domain-containing protein, whose amino-acid sequence is MTEELKISIDNARKLAVIKQHLSQPGHSSDDSVDDKIMGVMRDIGYLQIDPISTVARNPLLVLWSRIGNFDKNSLNRLLWKERRLFEYRAHAASIVMTEDYPVYRRAMKDYANSNNAYDEKTLSWMKSNERLAKRIKTALKKRGPVPSREIEDESDIGWKSTGWSNERNVNRMLELLLYKGQVMVAERLEGGQKLWDLAERVLPAWTPRGELTEEEVERICIEKSLKAMGVATAAEIASHFVPRRYKHLEKLLNGMVKDGAVAQARIIKNSHSLDDRWYIHSDDAVILGDIDRHWQGRTTLLSPFDNLIIDRKRTSRLFDYKFKMEIYVPRALRKHGYYVMSILHGDRLIGRIDPEFDRSTGRLKINSVFEEPGISFSAGIVKQCADSIRELALFLGAERVTAAGKVQRRWKAELEGIA